The following are encoded in a window of Vespula pensylvanica isolate Volc-1 chromosome 2, ASM1446617v1, whole genome shotgun sequence genomic DNA:
- the LOC122637432 gene encoding sodium channel protein 60E isoform X3 — MKEIVIPLGTFCVVSKRFRKNYIHRFTATNSWFIFSPWNPIRRCCIFLSTNQYFDYMVMATILLNCVFLAMTETVEEAEYIFLAIYTAEMVIKSIAKGFILNKYTYLRNPWNWLDFVVITSGYATIGMDVGNLAGLRTFRVLRAFKTVSIMPGLKTIINALLHSFKQLAEVMTLTIFCLMVFALFALQVYMGELRNKCVKHQEPNTTQIDWIEWTWNSSNWAFNEYEEPIICGNVTGARHCNESYTCLCVGPNPNHGYTNFDNFLWSMLTTFQLITLDYWEDVYNKVLSACGPISVSFFTVVVFFGSFYLINLMLAVVALSYEEEAEITNEERRKDLTDHREDSTFSFDPTKINIKTLTKEKQKKIDARKGVLLSSYTRKKTRRRKRGRSSAGQEKNGGARSRSVTPSPSPSPRHSNVRPSHLPLQNVTPRPPEASTVHRLAPNRGMLHSRQASNNSNQQSSLDDSGVVDDHDGDDVTSAEEHEKREHHQREHRVERQDKDKDKNQDQDQEEDQGDEETKIEVTSCTDCQPAPVTVSVKTSSREIRVLKCNGVKTKKHMYALPPEYLSHIVVLDDLPDRNCERCIQCCVDYEGWLRFQNCLYKVVRDPLFELMITLCIVLNTGFLAMEHHGMSESIRQALNIGNKVFTSIFTFECFLKLLALSKDFFNNGWNNFDLIIVSASLIDLTFELVDGLSVIRGLRLLRVLKLAQSWTTMKVLLSIIISTIGALGNLTFVLVIVIYIFAVIGMQLFSKDYTLDKFYPDPVPRWNFNDFFHSFMMIFRILCGEWIEPLWDCMRAEKEDGPGTCFAIFLPALVMGNFMVLNLFLALLLNSFNSEELKQKKEEVGEDSKLARSFDRIRSIVKKKKYRKENSENEKNMRLEQIVREVMDKSDKEKYAIQETVLSLPKDNIYNRSYQESLNQPVFTYEPIYRQATLTTYSQSSQETVKENKRIIEKDETNETNVEESIEMEVLKDPGKTDEEVAMLPEEKSSSQPVRREERIEKRPWHALVSYVDELTVGGRRDSKGRYIDGMGSFPMFGRNKEPKEPQDCFPQHCYQKCSCINRCLVTDIGRKWIRIRTVVLSVVDTPAFEWMILVLIFASSITLCFEDIYLDDNPFLKKILYWTNLAFCALFSIEMLLKWLALGFCKYFTSFWTILDFIIVFVSMFSLLIEENENLKVLRSLRTLRALRPLRAISRWQGMRIVVNALMYAIPSIFNVLLVCLVFWLIFSIMGVQFFGGKFFKCVDEYGELLDISIVNTKDDCLNKNYSWENSKITFDHVGIAYLALFQVATFEGWMEVMEDAVDARGVDLQPQREANLYAYLYFVIFIVCGSFFTLNLFIGVIIDNFNMLKKKYEGGVLEMFLTESQKHYYTAMKKLGRKKPQKVIKRPINQFLAMFYDLSNSRRFEIAIFVLIFLNMLTMGIEHYNQPHPIFFVLEVSNAFFTTVFGLEAIVKIIGLRYHYFTVPWNLFDFLLVLASILGILMEDIMMDFPVSPTLLRVVRVFRIGRILRLIKAAKGIRKLLFALVVSLPALFNIGALLALITFIYAIIGMSVFGHVRKQGALDDMVNFETFGRSMQLLFRLMTSAGWNDVLESLMVQPPDCDPTPTSRKMNGDCGYPLLAITYFTSFIIISYMIVINMYIAIILENFNQAHQEEEIGIVEDDLEMFYIRWSKYDPHATQFISFSQLSDFIASLDPPLGISKPNVVALVSFNLPIAKGNKIHCLDILHALVKHVLGHVEESDDFRKLQEQMDVKFKKQFPTRKELEIVSSTRIWKRQDKAARLIQRTIREYIAMKKERERIAQEVDSQTQTSSPGGVGSDGRGGGGWGGKLSALLHVHRGSRASSRKSSRASDASDLSELGTASAWLFPNLPLLLLSGATGTHEDLQPPALTVSRPSPTTEQPSAASSSGSDSHVTVRSVGATLGRQDAVETYPDEDVLSPPSSKRSSLRTSGTTLSLNTLQRDIKEAFNRRCSSLRRRPLAVPLTTTTTATATATGTTTTTTTILPEPVSLPIADGSDVSILVTEPSPENSAPPLSRPPLIRQQSEATVVHVLVHRESEEYKDQQDDS; from the exons ATATATCTTCCTAGCCATATACACGGCGGAAATGGTGATAAAATCAATAGCCAAGGGATTTATATTGAACAAGTATACCTATCTAAGAAATCCTTGGAATTGGTTGGACTTTGTGGTGATAACTAGCGGGTATGCTACTATCGGTATGGACGTTGGAAATCTGGCTGGCCTTAGGACATTTAGAGTGTTGAGAGCATTTAAGACTGTATCCATAATGCCAG GCTTAAAGACTATTATTAACGCGCTCTTGCACAGCTTCAAGCAACTAGCCGAGGTAATGACACTAACGATCTTCTGCTTGATGGTTTTTGCCCTATTCGCTCTGCAAGTTTACATGGGTGAACTTAGGAACAAATGCGTGAAGCATCAAGAACCGAACACCACCCAGATCGATTGGATCGA GTGGACTTGGAACTCGTCCAATTGGGCTTTCAACGAGTACGAAGAGCCAATCATCTGCGGCAATGTAACCGGCGCCAG ACACTGTAACGAGAGCTACACCTGCCTTTGCGTTGGCCCGAATCCAAACCACGGTTACACCAACTTCGATAACTTCTTGTGGTCCATGCTAACCACGTTCCAGCTGATTACGTTGGATTATTGGGAGGACGTCTATAACAAG GTATTGTCGGCGTGCGGACCTATTAGCGTCTCGTTCTTCACGGTGGTCGTGTTTTTTGGTTCATTTTACCTAATCAATTTGATGTTAGCTGTCGTGGCACTGAGTTACGAGGAGGAAGCTGAAATTACGAACGAG gaacgaaggaaggatTTAACCGACCATCGTGAGGACTCGACGTTTAGTTTCGACCCGACGAAAATCAACATTAAGACCCTCACTAAggagaagcaaaaaaagatagaCGCAAGGAAGGGTGTATTATTAAGCAGTTAcacgagaaagaagacgagaagaagaaaacgcgGTAGGAGTTCGGCGGGCCAAGAGAAAAATGGTGGCGCACGTAGCAG GTCAGTTACACCAAGTCCAAGCCCAAGTCCAAGACACTCGAACGTCAGGCCGTCGCATCTTCCATTACAAAATGTAACACCAAGGCCACCGGAAGCGAGTACAGTTCATAGGTTAGCACCGAATCGTGGTATGTTACATTCGAGACAGGCAAGTAACAACAGTAATCAACAATCATCGTTGGATGATTCCGGTGTTGTTGATGATCACGATGGGGACGACGTTACGTCCGCCGAGGAACACGAGAAACGTGAACATCACCAAAGAGAACATAGGGTAGAACGTCAGGATAAGGATAAGGATAAGAATCAGGATCAGGATCAAGAAGAGGATCAAGGGGATGAGGAAACTAAAATAGAAGTCACTTCTTGTACCGATTGTCAACCAGCACCTGTTACCGTTTCCGTTAAAACGAGTAGTCGAGAAATCAGAGTTCTCAAGTGCAATGGCGTCAAAACGAAGAAACATATGTACGCGCTGCCTCCAGAGTACCTGTCGCATATTGTAGTTTTAG ACGATCTTCCAGATAGAAACTGCGAGAGGTGTATTCAATGTTGCGTAGACTACGAGGGATGGTTACGTTTTCAAAATTGTCTTTAtaag GTCGTAAGAGATCCGTTGTTCGAATTGATGATCACCCTGTGTATCGTATTGAACACTGGTTTTCTTGCGATGGAACATCACGGAATGAGCGAGTCAATAAGACAGGCATTGAACATTGGGAACAAAGTGTTCACGAGTATCTTCACGTTCGAAtgctttttaaaattattagcaCTTAGCAAAGATTTCTTCAACAACGGTTGGAACAATTTCGATTTGATCATAGTATCAGCCTCGTTGATCGATTTGACCTTCGAATTGGTCGATGGTTTATCAGTGATAAGAGGTTTAAGATTGTTGAGGGTATTGAAATTGGCACAGTCATGGACAACGATGAAGGTCctattaagtataataatttcaacgatcgGAGCTTTGGGTAATCTAACGTTTGTCCTTGTtatcgtgatatatatattcgcgGTGATAGGGATGCAATTGTTCAGCAAGGATTATACCTTGGACAAGTTTTATCCGGATCCTGTGCCACGTTGGAACTTCAacgatttctttcattcgttcatgatgatatttcgtatattGTGCGGCGAATGGATCGAGCCATTGTGGGATTGTATGCGTGCGGAAAAGGAGGACGGTCCTGGTACCTGTTTCGCCATATTTTTACCAGCCTTGGTTATGGGCAATTTCATGGTACTCAATTTGTTCTTGGCCTTGTTACTCAACAGCTTCAATTCGGAGGAATTGAagcaaaagaaggaagaagttgGGGAGGATTCAAAGTTGgcgagatcgttcgatcggatacgttcgatcgttaaaaagaaaaaatatcgtaagGAAAATTCGGAGAACGAGAAGAACATGAGATTGGAGCAGATAGTTCGCGAAGTTATGGACAAGtccgataaagagaaatatgctATACAAGAGACGGTGTTGAGCCTACCAAAAGACAATATTTACAACAGATCCTATCAGGAGAGTTTGAATCAACCTGTATTCACTTACGAACCGATATATCGTCAAGCTACTTTGACCACTTACAGTCAGAGCAGTCAAGAAActgttaaagaaaataaaaggataatcGAGAAGGACGAGACCAATGAAACGAACGTTGAGGAAAGTATAGAAATGGAAGTATTGAAGGATCCTGGTAAAACGGACGAGGAAGTTGCTATGTTACCGGAAGAAAAATCATCCTCTCAACCGGTAcgtagagaagaaagaatagagaaacgaCCTTGGCACGCATTGGTCAGTTACGTCGACGAATTGACCGTTGGTGGTAGAAGAGATAGCAAGGGTAGATACATTGACGGAATGGGCTCCTTTCCTATGTTTGGACGTAATAAAGAGCCGAAGGAACCTCAGGATTGTTTTCCCCAACATTGTTATCAAAA ATGTAGCTGTATCAATCGTTGCTTAGTAACCGACATAGGAAGAAAGTGGATAAGAATACGTACGGTTGTACTTTCTGTGGTCGACACACCTGCCTTCGAATGGATGATCTTAGTATTGATATTTGCATCCTCGATTACACTTTGCttcgaagatatatatttggaTGACAATCCATTCCTGAAGAAAATCCTTTATTGGACCAATCTAGCTTTCTGCGCTTTATTCAGCATCGAGATGCTTTTAAAGTGGTTGGCATTAGGATTTTGTAAATACTTCACCAGTTTCTGGACGATCCTGgattttataatagttttC GTATCCATGTTTAGTCTTttgatagaagaaaatgaaaatctaaAGGTACTACGCTCGTTGAGAACGCTAAGAGCACTGAGGCCTTTAAGAGCGATATCAAGATGGCAAGGCATGAGG ATCGTAGTGAACGCGTTGATGTATGCGATACCTAGTATATTCAACGTGCTCCTCGTCTGTCTCGTGTTCTGgcttatattttcgataatggGCGTCCAATTTTTTGGCGGTAAATTCTTCAAATGCGTCGACGAGTATGGAGAATTATTGGACATATCG atagtAAATACAAAGGACGACTGtctgaataaaaattattcatggGAGAATAGTAAGATTACATTCGACCACGTTGGTATAGCTTACTTGGCACTCTTTCAAGTGGCAACGTTCGAAGGTTGGATGGAAGTAATGGAGGATGCCGTTGATGCAAGGGGTGTCGACCTACAACCCCAAAGGGAAGCTAATCTTTACGCTTACctttatttcgtaatattcaTCGTTTGCGGCTCCTTCTTCACATTGAATCTATTCATAGGAgttattatagataatttcaacatgttaaaaaagaag TACGAAGGTGGCGTGCTAGAAATGTTTTTGACCGAGAGTCAAAAACACTACTACACTGCCATGAAAAAGCTCGGCCGTAAAAAGCCgcaaaaagtaataaaacgtCCGATCAACCAATTCCTCGCAATGTTCTACGACCTGTCCAATTCCCGAAG ATTCGAAATAGCAATCTTCGTTTTGATATTTCTCAACATGCTGACGATGGGAATCGAACATTACAATCAACCGCATCCAATATTTTTCGTCTTAGAAGTGTCTAATGCGTTCTTTACTACGGTGTTCGGTTTGGAAGCAATAGTCAAGATTATTGGATTACGTTATCACTATTTCACCGTACCGTGGAATCTATTCGATTTCTTGCTCGTCTTAGCGTCTATATTGGGAATACTTATGGAAGATATCATGATGGACTTTCCCGTGTCCCCGACGCTCTTGCGGGTGGTGAGGGTGTTCAGAATCGGTAGGATCTTAAGGCTCATTAAAGCCGCTAAGGGTATTCGTAAACTTTTGTTTGCGTTGGTGGTCAGTCTTCCGGCATTATTCAACATTGGAGCTTTACTTGCCTTGATTACGTTCATCTACGCCATCATTGGTATGTCCGTATTTGGACACGTCAGGAAACAAGGAGCTTTGGACGATATG GTAAACTTCGAAACGTTCGGCCGTAGCatgcaattattatttcgtttgatGACATCGGCCGGCTGGAACGACGTATTGGAATCATTGATGGTACAACCACCTGATTGCGACCCAACCCCAACCAGTAGGAAAATGAATGGCGATTGTGGTTATCCGTTGTTGGCGATAACGTACTTCACTtctttcatcatcatcagttATATGATCGTTATCAATATGTACATCGCTATCATTTTGGAAAACTTTAATCAGGCTCATCAGGAGGAAGAAATTGGCATCGTCGAGGATGATTTAGAAATGTTTTACATACGGTGGTCCAA ATACGATCCGCATGCAACCCAATTCATCAGTTTCTCACAATTAAGCGACTTCATAGCGAGCCTAGACCCACCTCTGGGAATATCAAAGCCCAATGTCGTTGCGTTGGTAAGCTTTAATCTTCCCATCGCGAAGGGTAACAAGATCCATTGTCTGGACATCCTGCACGCACTTGTCAAGCACGTTCTTGGACACGTTGAAGAATCCGACGATTTTCGTAAGCTTCAAGAACAAATGGACGTTAAGTTCAAGAAGCAATTCCCAACTAGAAAGGAATTGGAAATAGTGTCTTCCACGAGAATTTGGAAACGACAGGATAAGGCTGCTAGGCTTATTCAACGTACGATTAGAGAATATATCGC aatgaagaaggaacgagaaagGATTGCTCAAGAAGTGGATTCGCAAACGCAAACATCGAGTCCTGGTGGTGTTGGGAGCGATGGTAGGGGCGGGGGTGGGTGGGGTGGAAAGCTGTCGGCCCTGCTGCACGTACACAGAGGTAGCCGGGCCAGTAGCCGCAAGTCCTCCAGGGCCAGCGACGCCAGCGATCTCAGTGAGCTCGGGACAGCATCAGCTTGGCTATTTCCAAATCTACCTTTGCTGTTGCTCTCCGGCGCCACGGGAACCCACGAGGACCTGCAACCCCCCGCCCTCACCGTGTCCCGTCCCTCACCGACCACGGAACAACCATCGGCTGCATCGAGTTCTGGATCTGATTCACATGTTACCGTTAG ATCGGTCGGTGCGACGTTGGGCCGTCAGGACGCCGTGGAAACATATCCAGACGAAGACGTCCTGAGTCCGCCGAGTTCGAAACGAAGTTCACTACGTACCAGCGGTACGACATTGTCCCTGAACACTCTCCAACGGGACATTAAGGAGGCCTTCAATCGTCGTTGCAGTAGTCTTCGACGACGTCCACTAGCAGTACCATTGACAACAACAAccacagcaacagcaacagcaaccggaacaacaacaacaacaacaacaatattaCCAGAACCCGTATCACTTCCTATAGCTGACGGAAGTGACGTCAGTATATTGGTGACCGAGCCTAGCCCAGAAAATTCAGCGCCGCCATTGTCCAGGCCACCGTTGATAAGACAACAATCGGAGGCAACGGTTGTTCACGTACTTGTACACAGAGAAAGCGAGGAGTATAAAGATCAGCAAGACGACAGCTGA